The genome window TGCAGCGATTGCTGTGTATAACTCACCACCGGAAACCACATCTAATGATAAGCCTTCTTCGTTTGCTAGTTGAACCATTGCTATAGTAGAAAAAGCTTTACTTGCATAAGCTACTTGAGCTTTTACTCCAAGTTGATCAAAAGTCTGCTTAAAGCCTTTCGCCCTTTCTCTAATTAATTCAACATCATATACATAAACAGGTGTTCCAAATTTTTCGACTAATTCCAGCGTATCGACTCCACCTATTTCAAGATGACCTGCATCGTTCACTTTCGAAGTTCCGTAATAGTGCATAGATTCCCCTCTATTCTTCTATAAAATTATATCCCCTATTAAAAACAGACAGTCTACTTAAAGAAGAACTTGTCTGTTTGTGAAACATATAAATATCATCATTATTAACATTAGTCTCACCGTGATAAACTTGAGAAAGAAGCGCTAATGAAAGTTTCACTTTATTAATAATTCTGTTTAATTATCCAAATGTACCATAAATTCAGCCAATTCTCAAGTAGCTGTTTAGCTAATTTAACAAAGGAGCGGACAGATTATTTCCTGTATTAAAAAGAAGTAATCGGTCCGCATAAATATACTTTCACTATCTCTTAACTCGATCCCGTGGATGCAAATGACTTGGTCTAATTTTATTTCCTGGAACTGCACGGCGAATGAGAATTTGGGACAAAGCTATTGGATGAAAAGGAATAAATGGCCATAAATATGGAACATTTAATGTGGTTGTTCGAATTAAAAATAGAAGGTACAGGGTCATTCCAATAACAAAGCCAGGTGTATGAAAAATGGCTACAACGATTAACAAGGCGAGTCGAACAATTTTGTTAGCAATCCCAAGTTCATAACTAGGTGTAGCAAAGTTACCTATTGCAGCAACTGATACATACAGAATAACTTCTGGAACAAATAGTCCAACATCAATCGCAATTTGCCCAATAAGAACAGCTGCTATCAATCCCATCGCGGTTGACAATGGTGTTGGAGTATGAATGGCAGCAATCCTTAAAAATTCAAGCCCGAGGTCTGCAATGAAAATTTGTACAACAATTGGAATGTTTGTTGTTTCATTTGGCCCGATAAAAGCAAGCCTTTCTGGCAGCAGGGATGGCTCCAGCACAGCTAAAAACCAAAATGGCAGGAAAAAGATAGAGGCAATAATCCCTAAGAAGCGAATCCATCTCACAAAGGTTCCAACCATTGGCGATTGTCTATATTCCTCTGCATGCTGCAAATGATGAAAAAAAGTTGCTGGTGTTATAATGACACTTGGAGATGTATCGACATAAATAATGACATGACCTTCTAATAAATGGGTCGCAGCTACATCTGCTCGTTCCGTATATCTTACGAGAGGGTAGGGATTATAGCCTTGCTTTAATAAAAACTCTTCAATCGTTTTATCAGCCATTGTTAGTCCATCTGTTTTTAAGCTTTTCATTTCCTTTTTTACAATTTCAATTAAATCAGGATCTGCCACTCCATCAATATACCCTACGGCAATATCGGTTTTAGAACGCTCTCCCACTCTCATAATCTCAAAGCGCAATCGTTCATCTCTAATCCTTCTTCTAGTGATAGCAGTGTTAACGATAATATTCTCAACAAATCCATCGCGTGAACCTCTGACTACCTTTTCTGTATCTGGTTCTTCTGGCATCCTTCCTGGATAGCTTCGCACATCAATAATAAGACCATGATCGTATCCTTCTATAACAACTGCTACTAATCCAGACAGAACTTGGTCTACTAATTCATCCATTTTTTCAATAACTTGTACACTTTGGTGGACCAATTGATTCTGTATGATTTCAAATGTATCTCTTGCTTGCGATTTACGATCCGTATCATTTAAAAATAGTAGCTGCTCCAATAATTCGGCAATCAACGCACTATCACATAGTCCATTTACATAATATAAATTGACTTCTTTTCGCATTACTTTAAATTTTCGAACACCCAGATCGAAGCTAGTTCCAAGCCCAACCCGATCCTTCATATACTTTTCGATTTTATCTAGTTCTTCGTATATCTGGATCTTCTTTTCTGTCTTGCTGCTCATAAAAACCACTTCTTTCTAAAATATATTCTACTGCTTTCCGTGTTATCGGGGCACCTTTTTCATAAGAGTCTTTTTTCCCCATCTTCCCAATGTCTCCAATGCCAACAACAAGCGGAAGATTTAATTCATCTAGAATATACACAGTATCTCCATTCACTCTTCCTAACTCCATTTCTGGAATTCCATATTTGTCAACTCCATATGGCGTCAATTCACCATCTTGGTCGATGGCAACATCAATTTTTGTCCATTCCTCTCGTCTTGTTCTGCTTGCCACGGCAAGTACTCCCAAGACTTCTAAATCAGGATGAGTAGCTATGTATTTTAGTGCACTCTCGCCATTTCCTTCTCCCACAAAGCCACTATCATCAAACATAACTAGTACTGGATCATTTTTCGCTTGCTTAATAAAAGTTAATATTTCTTCTCCACTATGATTGCTTGGATTTCCAAAGGAGGTAGAGATACATCTTCCCCCAACGTCCTTCGCAACCATTTCAACAGCTCTTCTGGCATATTCATCTCCATCTGTTATTAAGATTACTTTTCTCCTATTTTCCATTTCCCATACTTCCTTTCTTCTCCATTACATTCAGCCTCAAGGAATAAAATATATCCAATGAAATAAGGAGCCAAAGATCTTACCAAATACAAGAGCCATCATTAATACTAATAATTTGTCAGCAATTCCAATTCGCTTTGCTAAAAGGGGGAATACATCCAGCACTTCTGTTAATGCTGCTGCTATCATTCCAATATAAATTCCTCCTGCAATGCCTATTATGATAAGTAGAAATGATGGTAAGGAAAAACTAGGTTCTCTCAAGAAAGCAAGTGTCCCAGAAACAGCTCCTAAAACAGCAGCCCATTCATATGCATAAATCTTACTAAAGGTTTTGGTTAGCTGTGTCAGCCTTGGGATAATACCAAATACGGTTAAAAAGGCTACGTAACCAGCCCCAACGGTTATTCCCCACGCTAACCCGACAAAAATCACAAATAAGATATTAATGATCATCTGATTTTTTTATGCTTTCTTTATTTTCATGCATAATCATGTACTGATCTAAGGACTGCTGATAATTGAATACTTCCACTTCTAATGGACTAGGCTCTTCATTAAGGCGTTTCTTAAACACATGGTTGAAAAAAATAACCATTCCTAAACCTAATCCTACGGAATAAGGAATCTGAAAAATTAATGGTTTTTCGACTTCCTTCCCTGTAATCATTTTATAAACTCTCTGATGGACAGATTGCATGCTTACATCTTCATGAAAGTTCATAATCGTTAATCCAGAACCAATAAAAAGTAATAGCCAAACTAGGATAAATAACGGAAGTGTTACTTTCCTCTTCTTAAAAACAACCTCAATGATCGTTTGAGCTGGTCCTATTAATTGGATTTCTACTTCTTTATCGATTTTTTTAATTTCGCGAATAACTAACGTACTATCAATAATGATAATATTCTTATCTTGTTCTGTAATATGGTATAGACATACATCCTTTAGTGTAGACAGCAATTCATCTGTTGCAATGATTTGTGCAAGATCTTTCAGAAATATCCGTTCATTTGACTTTTTTTGAATGCGATGTCTCATTCTGATATATATTGTCTCTGCCATTTTTTCACGTCCTAACACGTTGTTTTCACCATGACTGTAGTATTCGATTATCATGATAAAAATATGAAAGACTGTTAAATGGTAATTTTTTCACTTTATATATAAAAATAAAATAGCCGCCAATCCACGATGCGGACTGACGGCTATTATCTTTAAAGATCCATTTGCTCTTTCATTTGTATTAATATTTTTTTCTCCAACCTAGAAACTTGAACTTGAGAAATCCCAAGCCTCGTCGCTACTTCGGATTGAGTCTGATCTTTATAATATCGTAAATAAACAATCAGACGCTCTCGTTCATCAAGCTCCCTAATAGCTTCCTGTAAAGCAATCTTATCAAACCATTTCCCTTCATTTCCATCATCAATTTGATCCAGTAATGTAATGGGATCCCCATCATTTTCATAAACAGTCTCATGAATCGAGGATGGCGTTCGTGCAGCTTCTTGTGCGAGAACGATATCTTCTGGAGGTATCTCTAAAAACTCGGAAAGTTCCCCGACTGTTGGTGTTCTGCCATATTGCTTCGATAACTCGTCCTTCGCCTTTCGAATTTTATTACTTAATTCTTTTAACGATCTACTAACCTTTACCGTCCCATCATCACGGATAAATCGTTGAATTTCTCCAATAATCATTGGTACTGCATAGGTAGAAAATTTTACATCATAGCTTAAATCAAATTTATCAACTGATTTTAATAGCCCGATACATCCTATTTGAAATAAATCATCAGGATCATATCCCCTATTTAAAAATCTTTGTACGACTGACCAAACAAGACGCATATTTTTCTGAACGATAGTATCTCTTGCTGATTGATCTCCATCTTGGCTTCGCTTTATTAAGTCCTTGACTTCATGGTCTTTTAGATACGTTTCCTTCTTGTCTTTCTTTACCTCCACATCCATAGACGATTCTCCTTAATTGCTTAGCATTTTGCTTTTCATTAAATGCTTACGCAGACGAATCTCTGTTCCGCTATCTGGACTTGACTGAATTTCGATTTCATCCATAAAATTTTCCATGATGGTAAATCCCATACCAGATCGTTCAAGTTCTGGTTTTGTCGTAAATAATGGCTGTCTTGCTTCCTCTACATCGAAAATTCCTTTCCCTTCATCTCTGATGGTTAAATCAATGTATGAATCTTCTAATATAACAGAAATATAAACAATTCCATTCGGATCATTTTCATAACCGTGGATAATGCAGTTAGTCACAGCTTCTGAAACAACTGTTTTAATTTCCGTTAATTCATCCATTGTTGGATCTAACTGTGTAATAAATGCAGCAACCGTTACACGTGCAAATGACTCATTCTGGCTAAGTGCGCTAAATTGAATATGCATTTCGTTTCTCATTTTAAGCTACCCCCAATCGTTGTAGGGCAAATTCTTCATTTGTTTCCAGCTTCATAATTTTAAACATACCAGACATATCAAATAAACGCTGAACACTTGGAGAGATAGCACAAATGACCATTTCTCCTCCAAGCTGTTTAATTTGCTTATATCTTCCCAATATAACCCCTAAGCCAGAACTATCCATAAATGTTAAATGTTCAAGATTTAACACGATATGACGAATACTATAGCTCTCTATTGCAGTTGTTGCTTTTGTCCGTAATTCTTCTGCATAGTGATGATCCAATTCCCCAGATAGGCGTATACAAAGTACATTGTTTTTTATTTCCAACTCAATATTAAGACTCACTAGAATAGCCTCCTTATTTGGTTTAAAGAAACTATTCTAGGTTTTCATGCAATTTCCTTCTCCACAGACAAAACTAGTGTTCTTTCGCTAAAAACAGAAGGAAAATAAATGAATTCGACAAAAGAAATAAAACTATTCTGTTTTTGTAAACATTCCGGCAGATCGTTTAAATAATGTCCACCATTTTGCCGATTTCACTTCTTTTTGTGCTACCAATGGACTTGTCACAAGGGTTTTCCCGTCTTGTTTATAGGTGATTTTTCCAATCTCCTGTCCTTTTTCAATTGGAGCCTTTAATTTTTTATTCATCGTAATTTCTTTCTGTAATTTATCGATTTGCTCCCCTTTTTTCGTTAAGATAGAAATTGGTTCGCTCGTAACGGCTGTTACTTCTTTCTCTGATCCTTTGCTTACTTTTACTTTGCCAATCGCTTCTTCTCGTTTATGCAAAGGATGTGTTTCATATTGACTAAATGCATAATCCAGCATTTTTGTTACTTGAGCGTTTCTTTCTTTCGAGGTTGGCGCACCGAAAACAACTGCAATTACACGCATTCCATTTTTCATAGCAGTTGCGGTCAAACAATATTTTGCTTCAGCCGTAAACCCTGTTTTTAATCCGTCCACGCCTGGATAAAACTTAACAAGACGGTTTGTATTAACTAGCCAAAACTTCTTCTCGGTATCTTCTCTTAAATAATCTTCATATGTGCCAGTAAATTTCGTAATATCCTCATATTTCAGCAACTCTTTTGCCATTAATGCCATATCTTTTGCAGAACTGTAATGATCTGTTACTGGAAGTCCTGTAACATTTTGAAACTTAGTGCTTTCTAAGCCTAATTCTTTTGCTTTTTCATTCATTAATTGAACAAACTCTTCTTCAGATCCTGCTAATCTTTCCGCAACTGCTACAGCTGCATCATTTCCAGATCCAATGGCAATTCCTTTTAACATTTGCTCGGTTGTCATCTCTTCCCCAGGTTCAAGGAAAATTTGTGAGCCTCCCATAGATGCCGCATGCTCACTTGTACGTATTTTCTCATCTAACTTTAATTTTCCTTGATCAATTGCTTCCATGATCAGAAGCATCGTCATTATTTTTGTCATACTGGCAGGAGGAAGTTTTTCCTCGCTGTTTTTTTCATACATAATAGTTCCTGTATCTCGATCAATTAAAATGGCTGATTTTACATTTTCAACTAATTCTTGCTTTTTCTCAGCAGCTAAAGTGCCCGGTGCCAAAATTGATGTCATAAAACAGGTAATGATTAACAATGATATGATGCGTTTCATCTATTGACCCTCCATTCTATATAGCATCCATTTTTTCCAAAAAAAACAAGTTTATACAGTCAATGAAGAATATTCATGAAATAATTTGAATAGCACTAAAGGAAGATAGAATGTTTCATGCATTTTATAGGTATCGTTAGGCTAGTTTACTGATCTAGGTTATAATGAAAGGAGTTCAAAGGAGGTTAACAATTGATTCATTTAAAGACACCTGAGCAAATTGAAAAAATGAGAAAAGCAGGAGAAATTCTTGCTGATTGTCATAAAGAAATTAAAAAGTTAATCAAACCGGGGATTACTACGGAAGAAATCGATGTATTTGCGGAAAACTTTATTTTACAAAGAGGAGCCACTCCAGAACAAAAGGGCTATCAAGGTTATCCATTTGCAACTTGTGCATCTATTAATGACGTAATCTGTCATGGTTTTCCTTCCAAAATTCCCTTGAAAGACGGAGATATTGTTACGGTAGATATGGTAGTAAACTTAGATGGATGGCTTGCTGATTCCGCCTGGTCATATCCGGTTGGGAATATCTCCGAAGAGGCAAAAAACTTATTAAAAACAACTGAAGAGGCATTATACATAGGAATAGAACAAGCAGTCGTCGGAAACAAAGTAGGCGATATCTCCCATGCCATTCAAATGTTCGCAGAAGCAAAAGGTTATGGGGTAGTGCGAGATTTTGTAGGACATGCAATTGGCAGAGAAATGCATGAACTCCCACAAATCCCTCACTATGGCCCTCCACATGTTGGCACACCTCTTAAAGAGGGAATGGTTATTACAATTGAACCAATGTTAAATATTGGTATGTATCATGCCAAGGTTGATTTGGATGGATGGACAGCACGAACTGTTGATGGCAGCCTTTCTGCGCAATATGAACATACCTTAGCCATTACAGCTAATGGACCAGTAATCTTAACAAAACAATAAGACAAACACCCAATGGCAGATTGCAAGCCATTGGGTGTCTTTTTGTTATCCTGAAAATATTCATATATTAAATCCAAAAAAAATGAACTTTTTAAACGCTACAATACTCTTATAAGCGAGAGGTGAAGACATGAATGATGAACAACTTGTACAGAAGGCAAAAAAGCGGAATAAAAAAGCCTTGCTTCAATTAGTGATGCAGCAAAAAGACGATTATTATCGTCTAGCGTATTCCTATATGGGGAATTCTCATGATGCGATGGATGCAATGGAAGAAATGATCGTCATCTTATATGAGAAAATTGCTCAGCTCGAAAAAATTGAATCTTTCTATAGCTGGAGTAAAACTATCTTAGTGAATATTTGTAAGGGGAAATTAAAAAAGGAACGTAGAGAAATAGTTATGGATGACTTAGAGCAGCACAATCTTTTACATACAACCGATCCATATAAATATTCAGTAGAAACACTAGACATTATACAATTATTAACAAAATTAACCCCAGTCCAAGCGGAAGCAATCAAGCTAAAGTACTTTCACGATTTCGATAATGAGACGATTGCCAGCATCATGAAAGTATCTACCGGCACCGTAAAATCTAGAATACACAATGGCTTAAAACGATTAAAGAAGATGTATGGAGGGGAAGACAAGTGAAATCTTTAGAGGATAAACTACTAGAGGAAAAAAAGAAAATCGCAGAAATAACAGCTCCGCCAGAATTAGAACAGCGACTAAGCAAAGCACTTTTTGATAAAAAAACAAACTCTCCTAACCTAAAGAGATGGTACCCCTTATCTGCTGCTGCAATTATTCTCTTAATTTTTATGACGTATCAATCAAGTGCATTGGCTTATTACGGCAAAAAACTGTTAGGATTTGATACCATTATGAATCAATCCTTAAAAGATTTAAATGAAAATGGATTCGGACAAAATATTGAGAAGTCTTATCTATTAGAAAATGGTACTGTATTAACAATCAATGGACTTATGTCCGATGAAAATAGATTGGTTGTTTATATTACATTAGAAAATGATAAAGGCTTGCCAGATGATCTAGATCATATTTTTTCTCCAAGGAACATTACTGGTTTTTTTACAAATGCAAAAATGAATAGCTCTGTTTTTGAAAAAAATGATGACAAAACAAAAATCACGGGAATATTAAATTTTGATCCCATTAATGCTTTTTCGAAAAAGCTCCAGCTGCACTATGTTTACTGGAAAGATGATGAAACAATGGAAGGTACAACTGATATCTCCTTTCCCTATAATCATAAGGAAGCATTACAAACAAAAATGAAGCAATCTATTAATAAAAAATGGAATGTAGATAAAGGTACTATTCATTTTAAAAGAATCACAGCTACTCCTACTCAAACGGTTATAGAAGGCTCGTTTCATGTCGATAATTATGACCGACTCAATTATGGTTTTAATGGAGTAGAGCTAGTCGCAAATGGTAAGCCTCTCTCCCAAGAAGGCTATACTACTTCTTCATCCATTAACAAAAACAATCCATTTTCGATTGAATATGATGGCCTTCCAGAAGATATCCATTCACTCGAAATTCACATGAAAGACTTTATCGGTTATAAATCGATAAATAAATCCATTGCGCTTACAGAGAAAGAAGAAAATAGAGTAATACCATTAGAGAATGATGAATTAACCATAAAGAACATCCAGTTAAATGATATGCTATCAATAAGTATCTCCACGAGTGATTCTGTTTTATTCGATAAAGTAAGTATTATTAACGAAGAGCAAAAAAGAATTCCTTTAAAAACAACAACCAATCACCAGTTGATCACTAACAAGGATGGAACAATTAATAATGAGCGATCATTGCTATTTGACACAAAATCTCGGCCGCTGGAACTGCATATTGGCGGATTGCATTATGTGAAAAAGTACAATAAAACTTTAGCTATTCCTCTTCAATAAAGAAAGCAAAAGACTCACAAATGATCAGCAATTACGCTAGCTTCAATCGTGAGTCTTTTCTTCTTATTCTGTAATTATTTCATAAATTAGCGTAGGGGCTTTTACTTCATTGGGTGAAAGCTTTATATTTTCAACCAATTTTTTATTACATCGTCTACTTCTTCAGTATTGCTATAAATTGTAACGAGTGATTCGCCAGCCTCCACTTTATCTCCTATTTTCTTGCGTAAAACTAAGCCTACCGCCAGATCAATTTCTGACTCTTTTGTTGCTCGGCCAGCTCCTAATAACATAGCAGCAGTCCCAATGCTGTCCGCTGTTATTTCTGCGACATAGCCTGATTCTCTTGCTGGAAGCTCCGTTATAAATTTAGCTTTAGGTAATAAATCTGTTTGATCCACAACAGAAGCATCACCACCTTGGGAACTTAAGAAAATTTTAAACGTTTCGAGCGCTTTGCCATTATCTATTACCTCTTGCAGCATTTCTCTCGCTCTATCCGTTGATTCTGCCTTTCCAGCTAAATAGACCATATGACTTCCTAAAGTTAAACATAGTTCCGTCAAATCTTCTGGTCCATGCCCCTTTAATGTATCAATTGCCTCTTTTACTTCTAGTGCATTTCCGATTGCATATCCTAAAGGCTGACTCATATCAGAAATAACCGCCATTGTTTTCCTGCCCACATTATTCCCTATTTGCACCATTGCTTCAGCAAGCTCTCTGGATGCATCCAATGTTTTCATAAATGCTCCAGCACCTGTTTTCACATCTAAGCAAATAGCATCCGCGCCTGCTGCAATTTTCTTACTCATGATACTGCTGGCAATCAATGGAATACTGTTAACAGTCGCGGTTACATCTCGTAAAGCATATAATTTCTTATCAGCAGGAGTGAGGTTCCCACTTTGTCCAATAACCGCTAATTTATTCTTATTTACTAGATCAATAAACGCTTCTTTTTCTATTTCCACATGGAAACCTTTTACTGATTCTAATTTATCGATGGTTCCACCAGTATGACCGAGTCCTCTTCCACTCATTTTCGCCACTGGAACACCTACTGATGCCACTAATGGTCCCAATACTAATGTGGTAGTATCGCCAACTCCCCCAGTTGAATGTTTATCCACTTTAATTCCTTCAATGGCAGATAAATCAATGACATCTCCTGAATGAACCATTGCCATTGTTAATTCAGCACGTTCAGCTGCTGTCATATCTTGAAAAAACACAGCCATACTAAATGCACTCATTTGATAATCAGGAATCGTTCCATCTGTATAGCCTTTAATAATAAAAGAGATTTCTTCTTTGGATAATTCTAAACCGTTCCTTTTCTTCTCAATTAAATCGACCATTCTGAATGCCATAATTTGAATTCTCCTTCATATGTATGGAATTATTTTCTTTAAAATTGCAAAAACCCAAGTCAAATTACTGCTTTTTTTTAATTTTTTGATTTATGTAAACGGTGTAAAAATATAGCTGTCTAAAGAGTTACCGGTAAATCAGTAACTCTTTAGGATGAAAACTTCATTATGCACCTATATGTTTAATTAGCTCTTTCACATATTGCAGGAAGTTTGCTTTTACCTTTTCTGTTGTTTCGATTACTTCTTCATGATTCAGTGGTTGATCTAGAATACCTGCAGCCATATTAGAAATACAAGAAATCCCTAATACTTTCAGACCTGCATGACGAGCGACTATTACTTCTGGAACAGTCGACATCCCCACTGCATCGCCGCCTAATACGCGAAGCATTCTTACTTCTGCTGGCGTTTCATATGATGGACCTGTGTTTCCCACATAGACACCCTCCTGAATACTCAGTCCAATACTGCTTGCGACCTTGCGTGCTGTTTCACGCAGACTTTTGCAATATGCTTCTGACATATCAGGGAATCTCACCCCTAACTTACTGTCATTTGGTCCGATTAATGGATTGGTGCCCATATTATTAATATGATCAGAGATTAGCATTAAATCACCAGGTGCAAAGTTTTCATTCACCCCGCCTGCAGCATTAGTTACAATTAATTTTTCTACTCCTAATTCCTTCATAACGCGAACAGGGAAAGTTACTTTATCAAATGTATACCCTTCATAAAAGTGGAAACGACCTTGCATTGCTACCACTTCGATCCCCTTAATTGTACCGAATACAAGTTGTCCAGCGTGACCTTCTACTGTTGATACCGGAAATTCTGGGATTTCTTCATAAGGTATTTTTACTGGATTTTCGATTTCTTCTGCAAGAACTCCTAAGCCAGAGCCAAGAATTAAACCAATTTTAGGTGTTTTTGCATACTTTTGTTTTAAAAAATCAGCTGATTGCTTAATCATCGTATAATTCATTTTTTATTCCCCTTATATTAAGTCATTTAAGAAGCTTGTGCCATGCTTTGGCATCTTCACGCTGAAATTATCTGCTACCGTTGCTCCAATATCAGCAAACGTTTTACGTAGAGGCAGTTCTTTCGGTTCCTTTAAAGATTTGCTATATACTAATAACGGCACATACTCTCTTGTATGATCTGTCCCATGATGGATAGGATCATTTCCATGATCTGCGGTAATGATTAACAAATCATCTTCCTTCAGTAATTCCAATACTTCTGGCAGTCTAGCATCATACTCCTCTAATGCCTTTCCATAGCCAATTGGGTCTCTTCTATGTCCAAATAAAGCATCAAAATCTACTAAATTTAAGAAGCTTAGACCTGTAAAATCCATTTTTAATGTATCTACTAGTTTGTCCATCCCATCCATGTTAGAGACCGTTCTCAATGATTTGGTCACACCTTCTCCATCATAAATATCAGAGATTTTCCCAATAGCAATACTCTCAATTTGATTATCTTTCAATTCATTCATTACTGTCCGATCAAATGGCTTTAGGGCATAGTCATGACGATTTGCAGTACGTTTAAAGTTGCCTGGTTCGCCAATAAATGGTCTAGCAATAATGCGACCAACCATATATTTCTCATCGAGTGTCAATTCTCTTGCTAATTCACAAATACGATACAATTCATCTAAAGGAACAATGTCTTCATGTGCAGCAATTTGCAGTACAGAATCTGCTGAGGTGTAGACGATTAAAGCACCGGTCTTCATATGTTCTTCACCTAGCTCATCTAGAATTTCCGTTCCACTAGCTGGTTTATTTCCAATAATCTTGCGTCCAGATTTTTTTTCGATTTCATTTAATAGTTCATCTGGGAATCCTTCCGGGAATACGCGGAATGGTGTTGCAATGTTTAGACCCATTATCTCCCAGTGTCCAGTCATGGTATCTTTTCCGTTTGATGCTTCTTGCATTTTTGTATAATAAGCAAGTGGATTATCAGCACGCTCAACACCAGCAATTTCCTCAATATTACTAAGACCTAATTTCGCCATGTTCGGCATATGAAGACCATTCATTCTTTGAGCAATATGCCCTAATGTATGTGCTCCTTCATCATTAAATTTTTTCGCATCAGGTGCCTCGCCAATTCCTACAGAATCCATTACAATTAAGAAAACGCGATTATATTTATATGTTGACATCTTTTTCCTCCTTTTACCATATGATTTAACCTATTTTGTCCTACTATATGTATCT of Niallia circulans contains these proteins:
- a CDS encoding RNA polymerase sigma factor, which gives rise to MNDEQLVQKAKKRNKKALLQLVMQQKDDYYRLAYSYMGNSHDAMDAMEEMIVILYEKIAQLEKIESFYSWSKTILVNICKGKLKKERREIVMDDLEQHNLLHTTDPYKYSVETLDIIQLLTKLTPVQAEAIKLKYFHDFDNETIASIMKVSTGTVKSRIHNGLKRLKKMYGGEDK
- a CDS encoding DUF4179 domain-containing protein; this translates as MKSLEDKLLEEKKKIAEITAPPELEQRLSKALFDKKTNSPNLKRWYPLSAAAIILLIFMTYQSSALAYYGKKLLGFDTIMNQSLKDLNENGFGQNIEKSYLLENGTVLTINGLMSDENRLVVYITLENDKGLPDDLDHIFSPRNITGFFTNAKMNSSVFEKNDDKTKITGILNFDPINAFSKKLQLHYVYWKDDETMEGTTDISFPYNHKEALQTKMKQSINKKWNVDKGTIHFKRITATPTQTVIEGSFHVDNYDRLNYGFNGVELVANGKPLSQEGYTTSSSINKNNPFSIEYDGLPEDIHSLEIHMKDFIGYKSINKSIALTEKEENRVIPLENDELTIKNIQLNDMLSISISTSDSVLFDKVSIINEEQKRIPLKTTTNHQLITNKDGTINNERSLLFDTKSRPLELHIGGLHYVKKYNKTLAIPLQ
- a CDS encoding purine-nucleoside phosphorylase, translated to MNYTMIKQSADFLKQKYAKTPKIGLILGSGLGVLAEEIENPVKIPYEEIPEFPVSTVEGHAGQLVFGTIKGIEVVAMQGRFHFYEGYTFDKVTFPVRVMKELGVEKLIVTNAAGGVNENFAPGDLMLISDHINNMGTNPLIGPNDSKLGVRFPDMSEAYCKSLRETARKVASSIGLSIQEGVYVGNTGPSYETPAEVRMLRVLGGDAVGMSTVPEVIVARHAGLKVLGISCISNMAAGILDQPLNHEEVIETTEKVKANFLQYVKELIKHIGA
- the deoB gene encoding phosphopentomutase, coding for MSTYKYNRVFLIVMDSVGIGEAPDAKKFNDEGAHTLGHIAQRMNGLHMPNMAKLGLSNIEEIAGVERADNPLAYYTKMQEASNGKDTMTGHWEIMGLNIATPFRVFPEGFPDELLNEIEKKSGRKIIGNKPASGTEILDELGEEHMKTGALIVYTSADSVLQIAAHEDIVPLDELYRICELARELTLDEKYMVGRIIARPFIGEPGNFKRTANRHDYALKPFDRTVMNELKDNQIESIAIGKISDIYDGEGVTKSLRTVSNMDGMDKLVDTLKMDFTGLSFLNLVDFDALFGHRRDPIGYGKALEEYDARLPEVLELLKEDDLLIITADHGNDPIHHGTDHTREYVPLLVYSKSLKEPKELPLRKTFADIGATVADNFSVKMPKHGTSFLNDLI